A stretch of Camelina sativa cultivar DH55 chromosome 18, Cs, whole genome shotgun sequence DNA encodes these proteins:
- the LOC104760701 gene encoding dirigent protein 2-like, protein MLTRVIFLTAVATSILVVLLLALLSPVPDYDPPGSLFSFSLYVQQTHIPSSTYSSRRFSQRIARPRGRGGGGGALIFRRTLTEGPENNSRIVGKAEGFIIPHEDFANSDFNVIYLTLETPEYTGSVSIRSREMTHKLEEVMEVVGGTGAFAFARGIAMFAEVDDHEEEAVTTYRVKLLLRFPHTSHLDPQ, encoded by the coding sequence ATGCTAACTAGAGTCATCTTCCTCACCGCAGTCGCCACTTCTATTCTCGTCGTCCTTCTACTCGCTTTACTCTCACCTGTTCCTGATTACGACCCGCCGGGatcactcttctccttctccctctACGTTCAGCAAACACACATACCATCCTCCACCTATTCCTCTCGTCGGTTCAGTCAACGCATAGCCCGTCCCCGcggacgaggaggaggaggaggagcattGATTTTCCGACGTACACTCACGGAAGGACCAGAAAACAATTCTCGGATAGTAGGCAAAGCCGAGGGATTCATAATCCCGCATGAAGACTTTGCTAACTCGGATTTTAACGTGATATATTTGACGTTGGAGACGCCCGAGTACACGGGGAGTGTTAGCATTAGGAGCAGAGAAATGACACATAAATTGGAAGAGGTTATGGAGGTAGTAGGAGGGACAGGAGCTTTTGCGTTTGCTCGCGGAATCGCCATGTTTGCTGAGGTTGATGATCATGAGGAAGAAGCTGTAACCACTTATCGTGTTAAGCTTCTGCTTAGATTTCCACATACTTCTCACCTCGATCCACAATGA
- the LOC104763180 gene encoding dirigent protein 2-like, translating to MAIQEEASRVLVLPTMHSLINDITIRSCSMFEVKIKRSSRKNNEPKLSQPVKFILNKRALIFRRTLTEGPENNSRIVGKAEGFIIPHEDFANSDFNVIYLTLETPEYTGSVSIRSREMTHKLEEVMEVVGGTGAFAFARGIAMFAEVDDHEEEAVTTYRVKLLLRFPHTSHLDPQ from the exons ATGGCCATTCAAGAAGAAGCATCAAGGGTATTAGTCTTGCCAACTATGCATAGTCTCATCAATGACATCACCATAAGGAGTTGTTCAATGTTTGAGGTAAAGATAAAGAGATCATCACGTAAGAATAACGAGCCCAAGCTTTCCCAACCTGTCAAGT TTATCTTAAATAAACGNGCATTGATTTTCCGACGTACACTCACGGAAGGACCAGAAAACAATTCTCGGATAGTAGGCAAAGCCGAGGGATTCATAATCCCGCATGAAGACTTTGCTAACTCGGATTTTAACGTGATATATTTGACGTTGGAGACGCCCGAGTACACGGGGAGTGTTAGCATTAGGAGCAGAGAAATGACACATAAATTGGAAGAGGTTATGGAGGTAGTAGGAGGGACAGGAGCTTTTGCGTTTGCTCGCGGAATCGCCATGTTTGCTGAGGTTGATGATCATGAGGAAGAAGCTGTAACCACTTATCGTGTTAAGCTTCTGCTTAGATTTCCACATACTTCTCACCTCGATCCACAATGA